The stretch of DNA GTGTGAACCCGTCTGCGCGCCCCCGCACACGCCCCGGTGTGCTCTTCATATCGGCGCAGAGTGGGGGCCATGAGCAACGAGAAGGAGCCGAGCTCCCGGCGGGCCGCACGGGCCGCCAAAAGAGCCGCGCGGTCGGGCGGCGAGGCGGAACCCCGGACCGGAGGGCGCCGCTCCCTTCTCGCGGCGCGGGCCACGGCCGTCGTGGTGGCGGTCGCGGTGGTCGCCGCCGGCCTGCTGATCGCGGACCGCAGCGGCCGGACGGTCGCGCCGGTCTTGCCGGACGAGGCGGCGGCGCGCGCGATGGACGCCGCGGAAGCGGGGACCTCGGCCTCCCTCTCCGACCTGGCGGCGCTCGTACGCGACCGGGAGGCGCGGGTGAGGGACCACCCGGACGACAGTGCCGCGTGGGCGGTGCTGGGCTCGGCCCGTACGGAGCAGGGCGTGCGGGGCGCGGACCCCGCTCACTTCCCGCGCGCGCAGTCGGCTCTGCGCCGGTCGCTGGCGCTCGCGCCCCGCGGCAACGTGGACGCGCTGACCGGTCTGGCCGTACTGGCCGCCGCGCGCCGCGACTTCCACGCCGCCCGCACCTGGGCGCGGCGGGCACGGAGCGAGGCTCCCGGACGCTGGGCCGCCTATCCCCCGCTGGTCACCGCGTACGAAGGGCTCGGCGACACCAAGGAGGCCGAACGGGCGCTGAAGACGCTGACGCGGCTTCGTCCGGGCGGGACCGTGCTCGGGATGACGTCGGGGGTCTCCCTGCCCGCTAGGACCTCGGTCACGCCGGCGGCGCTGACGAAGGCGGCGGCGAACGCGGGGGCGCCCGCGCAGGAGGCGGCGCTGCGGCGCGAGGCGGCCGGCCTCGCGTGGGAGCGCGGCAAGCCGAAGCAGGCGCTGCGGGGGTACGAGGCGGCGCTGCGGGCGGAGCCGGGCAACCACGCGGCGCTGGCGGGGCGAGGCAGGGCCCTGGCCGCGCTCGGCCGCACCAGCCGGGCGATCAGCGCCTACAAGGAGGCGACGGCCCGTCAGCCCGCGCCCGAGTACGCGCTGGAACTGGGTGAGCTGTACGAGTCGCTGCGCCGCCGCGACAAGGCGCGCGCCCAGTACGACGTGGCCAGGGGCAGGATCGCGGAGGAGGACGGTCTCGGCGTCAACAACGAGCTGGTGCTCGGCCGGCTGGACGCGGAACACGGTGACCCGGAGGTAGCGGTGAACCGGCTCGGGGAGGAGTGGAAGCGCCATCCGAACCCGGCGACCGCCGACGCCCTCGGGTGGGCCCTGCACAAGGTGGGCGACGACGAGGCGGCCTTGGACCACGCGCGCGAGAGCCTGGCCGGGGGCGGGCGGGACGCGCGTGCCCTGTTCCACCTCGGCGAGATCGAGTACGCGCTGGGCATCAACGACTCGGCGCGCGGCCATCTGAGTGAGGCACTGCGGCTCCATCCGCACTTCTCGCCGCTGTTCGCGCCCCAGGCGCGTGAGCTGCTCGCGACGCTCGGCGGCGAGGATTCCTCCTCGGGGGAGACGGGCCAGGAGAGCGACGACACGTCGACGGAGTCGGCGCCCACTTCCCAGCCGGCACCGGAGGACGAGGCGACGGAGGAGTCGGGCGCGGAGACGAGCGAGCAGCCGCGGGACGCCGGGGCGGAGCAGGGCGTGACGGCCGCTCCGGAGGAGGCCGGGGAGGCCGGGGAGGCCGCGGGGGTGGCGGAAGCCCCGCAGGAGGAGGCTCCCGTCGAGGCGCAGGCCCCCGCGCCCGAGGCGCGGACGGCACCCGAGGAGCAGGCCCCGCAGCGGGAACAGGAGATCTCCGGGGCCGCGGGGCCCTGACCTGAGGAGGAACCTCCCGGCCCCCGCCGCCAGGGACCGGCCGTCCCGCCCCCACCGCTCGTGACCTGCCGTCCGTGACCTGCCGTCCGTGACCAGCCGTCCGTGACCTGCCGTCCGTGACCAGCCGTCCGGGCCGTGACGCACCTCGGGGGAGGTAGTAGGCGTCACGGCCCGGACGGGGTTCGGGGCCGGGGCCAGGACAGAGGCGAGGACCCGGATGGGCCCCGTACCCGAAAGTGGTCCCCAGCGTGCGGCTCAGAGGTTCCCGCGGCGCTCCTGCTCCCGCTCGATCGCCTCGAACAGCGCCTTGAAGTTGCCCTTGCCGAAGCCCATCGACCCGTGCCGCTCGATGAGTTCGAAGAAGACCGTCGGACGGTCCTGGACGGGCTTGGTGAAGATCTGGAGCAGGTAGCCGTCCTCGTCCCGGTCGACCAGGATCTTCAGCTCGCGCAGGGTCTCGACCGGTACGCGCGTCTCCCCCGCCCACTCACCAAGGGTGTCGTAGTACGAGTCGGGGGTGTCGAGGAACTGCACTCCGGCGGCGCGCATGGTGCGGACGGTGCGCACGATGTCGTTGGTGGCGAGGGCCATGTGCTGGACGCCCGCGCCGCCGTAGAACTCCAGGTATTCGTCGATCTGCGACTTCTTCTTCGCGACAGCCGGTTCGTTGATCGGGAACTTCACCTTGAGCGTGCCGTCGGCGACGACCTTCGACATGAGGGCGGAGTACTCGGTGGCGATGTCGTCGCCCACGAACTCCTTCATGTTGGTGAAGCCCATGACCTTGTTGTAGAAGCCCACCCACTCGTTCATCCGGCCGAGTTCGACGTTGCCGACACAGTGGTCGATGGCCTGGAAGGACCTCTTGGCCGGGGGCTCCACGATCGGTTCGGCCGCCACGAAGCCGGGCAGGTAGGGGCCGCTGTAGCCGGTCCGCTCGACCAGGGTGTGCCGGGTCTCGCCGTAGGTGGCGATGGCCGCGCTGACGACGGTGCCGTGTTCGTCCTTGGTCTCGTGCGGCTCCACGACGGACCTGGCGCCGTGCTCGACGGCGTAGGCATAGGCGGCGCGGGCGTCGGGGACCTCGATGGCGAGGTCGACGACACCGTCCCCGTGCGCGGCGACGTGGCCGTCGAGGAAGCGGCCCCACTCGCTCTCCGCCCTGATGACGGAGGTGAGGACGAACCGCGCGGACCCGCTCTCCAACACGTAACTGGCGGTCTCACGGCTGCCGTTCTCCGGCCCCGAGTAGGCCACGAGCTTCATGCCGAAGGCGGTCGAGTAGTAGTGGGCGGCCTGCTTTGCGTTGCCCACGGCGAAGACAACGGCGTCCATCCCTTTCACGGGGAAGGGGTCGGCCTCGCGCGCGGTGCCTGGAGTGGGCTGGTTGTGCGTCGAAGTAGCTGCCATGACCGCAGACTCCCGCCGTTTCCCAGAGTGCGCAATAGATCGCCGTTTCACTGGGCAGTCTGTGCAACAAGAGACCAGGCTGGACGGTAAATCTGTACAGCATGACTACGGGCGGCCGTGGCTGCCGCCCACGAGGGGGCGGCCCGTGTCCGTGGACGAACTGGACGGCAGACTCATCGTGCTGCTGGCGCGTGAACCGAGGATCGGCGTTCTGGAGGCGTCCAGGCGGCTCGGGGTCGCACGCGGCACCGTGCAGGCGCGCCTCGACCGGCTTCAGTCGAACGGCGTCATCCGCGGCTTCGGACCTGAGGTCGACCCCGCGGCCCTCGGTTATCCGGTGACGGCCTTCGCGACGCTGGAGATCAAACAGGGCCAAGGGGTCGATGTACGGGCCCACTTGGCCAAGGTGCCCGAGGTGCTCGAACTGCACACCATCACAGGCCACGGCGACATGCTGTGCCGACTGGTGGCCCGCTCGAACGGCGACCTCCAACGTGTGATCGACCGGGTTGTGGGTTTTGATGGCATCGTCCGGGCCTCCACGGCGATCGTCATGGAGAACCCGGTGCCACTGCGGGTGATCCCCCTGGTGGAGCAGGCGTCGACCGACGGGGTGGACGGCTGATCTGACGTACGGCTGAGCGGGAGTACGGCCGCACCGGCGGGTGTACGCCCGCACCGGCGGATCGTACGGCCGCACTGACGGGCGGTGACGCGGAGCCGTCCGGGTGACCGGACCACGACCGGAGGGGACCGTGTGGACTTCTGGGAATACCTCGGCACCAGACACGAACAGTTGCTGATCGACGCCTACCAGCACGCCAGCGCCGTCTTCCAGTGCATGGTCGTCGCCACGGTGATCGGCGTACTGATCGGCGTCCTCACCTACCGCACCGAGTGGGCGGGCAACCTCGCCACGACCGTCACCTCCACGATCCTGACGGTCCCCTCGCTCGCCATGATCGGCCTGCTGATCCCCGTGGTGGGCCTGGGGGTGGCCCCCACGGTCGTCTCCCTGACGCTCTACGGGCTGCTGCCCGTGGTCCGCAACGCGATCGTGGGGCTGCGCGGGGTGGACGCCACCCTGGTCGACGCGGCGAAGGGCATCGGAATGTCCAGGAGCGCCCGGCTGCTCCGGGTGGAGCTCCCGCTCGCGTGGCCGCCGATCCTCACCGGCATCAGGGTCTCGACGCAGATGCTGATGGGCATCGCGGCCATCGCCGCCTACGCCTCGGGCCCAGGGCTCGGCAACGAGATCTTCCGGGGTATCTCGTCGCTCGGCAGCAGCAACGCCCTCAACCAGGTACTGGCGGGCACCCTCGGGATCATCATCCTCGCTCTTCTCTTCGACGCCGCGTACGTCCTCATCGGGCGGCTGACCATCCCGAGGGGGATCCGTGTCTGACGCACCTGGCACACCCGGCACACCTGACTCACCCGGTACACCTCGCCCGTCCGGTGCCGCCGACTCGGCCGGTGCGGCCGGTGCGGCCGACTCGCCTGCCGGTCCGCCTCGATCTGCCGGTTCTTCCGGTACTGGCGGTACGGGCGGTACGGGCGGTACGCCCCAGGGATCGGGCGCCACGGAGGCGGGTGCCGCGGAGACCGAGTCGAGCGGCACCGGGGAGAGCGGCGCCGCGATCGAGCTGGAGAACCTGACCAAGCACTACCCGGGCAGCCCGTATCCGGCGGTCGACAACGTCAGCCTGGAGATCAAGGCGGGCGAGACGGTCGTCTTCGTCGGCCCCTCGGGCGGCGGCAAGACGACGCTCCTGAAGATGATCAACCGGCTGATCGAACCGACCGGCGGGCGCATCAGGATCGGCGGCGAGGACGTCACCAACATGGACCCGGTCAAGCTGCGCAGGAAGGTCGGCTACGCCATCCAGTCCTCCGGCCTCTTCCCGCACATGACCGTCGCCCAGAACATCGCCCTCGTACCCAAGATGGTCGGCTGGCGGAAAACCCGCGTCAAGGACCGCGTCGAGGAGATGCTCGACCTCGTCGGGCTCGACCCGGGCGAGTTCAGGGGGCGCTATCCGCGTCAGCTCTCCGGCGGTCAGCAGCAGCGGGTGGGCGTGGCGCGGGCGCTCGCCGCCGACCCGCCTGTCCTGCTGATGGACGAGCCGTTCGGCGCGGTGGACCCCATCACCCGTGACCACCTCCAGGACGAGCTGATCAGGCTCCAGCGCGAGCTGCACAAGACGATCGTCTTCGTCACCCACGACTTCGACGAGGCGATCAAACTGGGTGACAGGATCGCCGTACTGCGTGACCGCTCGCACATCGCCCAGTACGACACCCCCGAGGCGATCCTCACCAACCCCGCGGACGACTTCGTCTCGGGGTTCGTGGGCGCGGGCGCCGCGCTGAAACGGCTCAACCTCACCCGCGTACGGGATGTGGAGATCAAGGACTATCCGACGGTCTGTGTCGACGACCCGCTCCAGGACATCTTCGACAAGCTGCGGGCCGAGGGCGGCAGCGAGGTGCTGATGCTGGACGCGCGCCGCCGCCCCTACAAGTGGCTGCGGCGCGGTGACATGACCCGCGCCAAGGGCTCGTTGGAGCGCGCGGGCGCACTCGTGCAGGACACGGTGACCAGGGACGCCACGCTGCGGGACGCGCTTGAGGCGGTCCTCACGGACAACGCGGGGCGGGTCGCGGTCACCGGGAGGCGCGGCGAGTACGAAGGCGTGGTCGACATGAAGACGCTGATGAACTCGGTACAGGAACTGCTGGAGGAGGACCGGCTCGAAGCGGCGGAGAGCCGGGGCGAACTGGAGGAGTTGCGGGCGCGGCAGACGGACGGCGGCGGGGCGGGGGCCTCCGACAGTGGGGCGACCCCGGCCGGTGGGCGTGCGGGTGACGGAGGAGGGCCGGCGCTGTGAGTACGGGCGACCAGTCACCTGACCGCTCCCCCGGCAGCCCGAGGACGCCCGGCTCCGGGTCACCGGAAGGACCCGGCTCGCCGGGCGGTTACAGCTCACCAGGGGGTTACAGCTCGCCTGGCGGCTCCGGATCGCCCGGGGGCTACAGCTCGCCCGGCGGCCAGGACGCACCGGCGGGAACGGCACCGTACGGGCTGCCGCAGGGCCTGCCGTCGCCGGAGGAACAGCCTCCGAACGGGCGGGGGCGCGGGAGGCGCCGCGCTCCGGGCAGCGGGGGCGCCGCCCGCCGGGTGAGCTGGCAGAAGCTCACCTTCCTGCCCCTGCTGCTCGCGCTGCTCCTGCTGGGGACCTGGCTCTGGTACCGGGGCGCCGACCTGGACTCGATCTCCAGGAACGCGCTGGGCGGCGGCAACATCTGGCTCAGACTGCGCCAGCACATCCAGCTCACGGTGATCTCCACCTTCTTCGTACTGATCATCGCGATCCCGCTGGGTATCGCGCTCACGCGCCGCAGGCTGCGCAAGGCGGCGCCGTTCGCGGTGGCGCTTGCCAATATCGGTCAGGCGACCCCGGCGATCGGTCTGCTGGCGCTGCTGGTGATCTGGATCGGCATCGGCGAGAAGGCCGCGCTGATCGGCATCATCATCTACGCGGTGCTGCCGGTCCTCTCCAACACGATCGCGGGCCTCAAGGCCAACGACCCGACGCTCCTGGAGGCCGCGCGGGGCATCGGCATGTCGCCGCTCGCGGTCCTCACGAGGGTCGAACTCCCGCTCGCGGTACCGCTGATCCTCGCCGGGGTGCGCACGGCGCTCGTACTGAACGTCGGCACGGCGGCGCTGGCCACGTTCGGCGGGGGCGGCGGTCTCGGTGACCTGATCACCACCGGCATCACCAACCAGCGGATGCCGGTCCTGGTACTCGGCTCGATTCTGACGATCGCGCTGGCGCTGCTGGTCGACTGGCTGGCGTCGGTGGTGGAGCTGCTGCTGCGGCCCCGTGGCCTGGAGGTGGCGGCATGAGGCGCGCGTGGCGGATCCGTACGGCCTCGGCTGCGGCGCTCTGCTCCGCGCTGCTCGCCGCGGGCTGCGGCCTGACCAGCGGAAGCCCGCTGGTGGACGACGTGCACCCCGGCTCGGTGGGCAAGGGCCAGCCGCTGAAGGGGGCGCGGATCACCGTCACCTCGAAGGAGTTCACTGAGCAGTTGGTCCTCGGCGCGATCATGGGTCTCGCGTTCAAGGCGGCGGGCGCGGAGGTGCTCGACCGTACGGGCATCCAGGGCTCGATCGGGGCGCGCGAGGCGGTGAAGAGCGGCGACGCGGACGCGATGTACGAGTACACGGGTACGAGCTGGATCACCTACCTCGGAAACTCGAAGCCGATCCCCGACGCGCGCGAGCAGTGGGAGGCGGTGAGGGCCGCCGACCTCAAGGAGGGCATCACGTGGCTTGAGCCGGCCCGCCTGAACAACACGTACGCGCTCGCGACGAACCGCGCCAACCTGAAGAAGTACGGCCCGAAGACCCTCTCCGACGTGGCGGCGCTCTCGAAGAAGGACCCGGGGGCCGTGACGCTGTGCGTGGAGAGCGAGTTCGACTCCCGCGAGGACGGGTTGCCGGGGATGCGGAAGGCGTACGGCATGCGGATCCCGGCCTCCAACGTCACCAAGATGGACGGCGGCATCGTCTACACCCAGGCTTCCAAGGGCTCCTGCACCTTCGGCGAGGTGTACACGACGGACGGCCGCGTGAAGGCGCTCGACCTGACGGTGATGCGGGACGACAGACACTTCTTCCCCAACTACAACGCGGCCCCCTCGATCAACTCGAAGTCCCTGAAGAAGTACCCACAGATGGCGGAGGTCCTGGCCCCCATCACGAAGAAACTGAACAACACGGTGGCCCAGCGGCTGAACGCCAAGGTCGACGTGGAGGGCCAGGACCCGCACGACGTGGCGTCGGACTGGCTGGTGTCGGAGGGGTTCGTCACGGACTGAGCGAGCGGACCGGTCGACGCGGCCGGATCGGGACGCGCCGACTCGGACCGGTCCAAGAGGGCTCGGACCGACCCGTTCCGCCCTGTTTCGACTCAGACCGACTCGGACCGACTCGGACCGACTCGGACCGACTCGGACCGACTCGGATCTGAAGGGGATCGCATCTCATGGAACTGATCCCAAACAGGCGGTCGTCTTGATCGACAAGGGCCCCCGGTGCGCGGATCGCCGTCGCACCGGCACGGCCGGATTCCGAGGAAAGGAGCCACATGAAGCTTCGCAAGTTCGCTTACACGCTGGTCGCCGCTACCGCCCTGGGCATAGGCGGGGCCGGTGTGGCACAGGCCGCCGAGATCGCTCCCGGCTGGGAGCGGTACGGCGTGTACGCCACCGACGGCGAGTGCCAGGCCAAGATGAACGAGCTCGCCAGCAAGATCGACGGCGGCGAGTGCTACGCCGAGGGACGCGGTCACGCCCTGGACGTCCACTACAAGTGACATGAAGTAACGCCCCACCCTGGTGCGAACCGCCACCCAGCGGCTCCGTTCGCACCAGGGTGCGTGGCTTGGGGCCCGGGTTGGGGCTTCTTGGGGCTTGGTTCAGGAAACCCGCGGGCCGGTCCGACCAAGATGCAAAGAGTTCTTTGCGGAGAACCTTTTGCAGCGAGTCCTTTGCGTTTAGGGTGACGCTCATGACCGAGCCACCAGAGCCGCTCAACATCCACACCCTGGACCCCCGTTCACTGCGGGGCCTCGCCCACCCGCTGCGGGTGCGGCTGTGGATGTCCCTCCGCCATACCGGACCGGCCACCGCCACCCAACTCGGCGCCCTGCTGGGCGAGTCGAGCGGGTCCACCAGCTATCACCTCCGCCAGCTCGCCGCCCACGGCTTCATCGAGGACGACCCGGAGCACGGCGAGGGGCGAGAGCGGTGGTGGCGCTCGGTGCACGACGGCACGCGTCTGGAGGAGCCGCTCTTCCGGCACGAGGACCCCTCGGTACGGGGCGCGGCCGATGTGGTGCTCGGCGAATTCGTGGCGCTCCACGCGCGTGAGCTGTCCACCTGGGTGACCACACGCCGTACGTGGTCCGAGGAGTGGAGCGAGAGTACGAATGTCAGCCAGCAGACGCTGCGGCTGACCCCCGCGCTATCGGCCGAGCTGGGCACGAGGATCCACGAGGTGATCGAGGAGTTCCGCTCCCGGACGGTGGAGCCGCACACACCGGACTCGGCCCAGGTACGCATCCACACCCACGTCTTCCCCACTCGTTCGGAGACTTCCCCCGCACCTCCCTCCGAGACTCCGCCGGAGTACCTGCCCGAGCTCCCCTTCCAGGACTGAGAGGCGGAGGCGCCGTGCATCCCGATGTCCACCTGCGTCTGCATCATCTC from Streptomyces tsukubensis encodes:
- a CDS encoding tetratricopeptide repeat protein — protein: MSNEKEPSSRRAARAAKRAARSGGEAEPRTGGRRSLLAARATAVVVAVAVVAAGLLIADRSGRTVAPVLPDEAAARAMDAAEAGTSASLSDLAALVRDREARVRDHPDDSAAWAVLGSARTEQGVRGADPAHFPRAQSALRRSLALAPRGNVDALTGLAVLAAARRDFHAARTWARRARSEAPGRWAAYPPLVTAYEGLGDTKEAERALKTLTRLRPGGTVLGMTSGVSLPARTSVTPAALTKAAANAGAPAQEAALRREAAGLAWERGKPKQALRGYEAALRAEPGNHAALAGRGRALAALGRTSRAISAYKEATARQPAPEYALELGELYESLRRRDKARAQYDVARGRIAEEDGLGVNNELVLGRLDAEHGDPEVAVNRLGEEWKRHPNPATADALGWALHKVGDDEAALDHARESLAGGGRDARALFHLGEIEYALGINDSARGHLSEALRLHPHFSPLFAPQARELLATLGGEDSSSGETGQESDDTSTESAPTSQPAPEDEATEESGAETSEQPRDAGAEQGVTAAPEEAGEAGEAAGVAEAPQEEAPVEAQAPAPEARTAPEEQAPQREQEISGAAGP
- the hppD gene encoding 4-hydroxyphenylpyruvate dioxygenase translates to MAATSTHNQPTPGTAREADPFPVKGMDAVVFAVGNAKQAAHYYSTAFGMKLVAYSGPENGSRETASYVLESGSARFVLTSVIRAESEWGRFLDGHVAAHGDGVVDLAIEVPDARAAYAYAVEHGARSVVEPHETKDEHGTVVSAAIATYGETRHTLVERTGYSGPYLPGFVAAEPIVEPPAKRSFQAIDHCVGNVELGRMNEWVGFYNKVMGFTNMKEFVGDDIATEYSALMSKVVADGTLKVKFPINEPAVAKKKSQIDEYLEFYGGAGVQHMALATNDIVRTVRTMRAAGVQFLDTPDSYYDTLGEWAGETRVPVETLRELKILVDRDEDGYLLQIFTKPVQDRPTVFFELIERHGSMGFGKGNFKALFEAIEREQERRGNL
- a CDS encoding Lrp/AsnC family transcriptional regulator, translated to MSVDELDGRLIVLLAREPRIGVLEASRRLGVARGTVQARLDRLQSNGVIRGFGPEVDPAALGYPVTAFATLEIKQGQGVDVRAHLAKVPEVLELHTITGHGDMLCRLVARSNGDLQRVIDRVVGFDGIVRASTAIVMENPVPLRVIPLVEQASTDGVDG
- a CDS encoding ABC transporter permease; translation: MDFWEYLGTRHEQLLIDAYQHASAVFQCMVVATVIGVLIGVLTYRTEWAGNLATTVTSTILTVPSLAMIGLLIPVVGLGVAPTVVSLTLYGLLPVVRNAIVGLRGVDATLVDAAKGIGMSRSARLLRVELPLAWPPILTGIRVSTQMLMGIAAIAAYASGPGLGNEIFRGISSLGSSNALNQVLAGTLGIIILALLFDAAYVLIGRLTIPRGIRV
- a CDS encoding betaine/proline/choline family ABC transporter ATP-binding protein (Members of the family are the ATP-binding subunit of ABC transporters for substrates such as betaine, L-proline or other amino acids, choline, carnitine, etc. The substrate specificity is best determined from the substrate-binding subunit, rather than this subunit, as it interacts with the permease subunit and not with substrate directly.); this translates as MELENLTKHYPGSPYPAVDNVSLEIKAGETVVFVGPSGGGKTTLLKMINRLIEPTGGRIRIGGEDVTNMDPVKLRRKVGYAIQSSGLFPHMTVAQNIALVPKMVGWRKTRVKDRVEEMLDLVGLDPGEFRGRYPRQLSGGQQQRVGVARALAADPPVLLMDEPFGAVDPITRDHLQDELIRLQRELHKTIVFVTHDFDEAIKLGDRIAVLRDRSHIAQYDTPEAILTNPADDFVSGFVGAGAALKRLNLTRVRDVEIKDYPTVCVDDPLQDIFDKLRAEGGSEVLMLDARRRPYKWLRRGDMTRAKGSLERAGALVQDTVTRDATLRDALEAVLTDNAGRVAVTGRRGEYEGVVDMKTLMNSVQELLEEDRLEAAESRGELEELRARQTDGGGAGASDSGATPAGGRAGDGGGPAL
- a CDS encoding ABC transporter permease, whose amino-acid sequence is MPQGLPSPEEQPPNGRGRGRRRAPGSGGAARRVSWQKLTFLPLLLALLLLGTWLWYRGADLDSISRNALGGGNIWLRLRQHIQLTVISTFFVLIIAIPLGIALTRRRLRKAAPFAVALANIGQATPAIGLLALLVIWIGIGEKAALIGIIIYAVLPVLSNTIAGLKANDPTLLEAARGIGMSPLAVLTRVELPLAVPLILAGVRTALVLNVGTAALATFGGGGGLGDLITTGITNQRMPVLVLGSILTIALALLVDWLASVVELLLRPRGLEVAA
- a CDS encoding glycine betaine ABC transporter substrate-binding protein, which gives rise to MRRAWRIRTASAAALCSALLAAGCGLTSGSPLVDDVHPGSVGKGQPLKGARITVTSKEFTEQLVLGAIMGLAFKAAGAEVLDRTGIQGSIGAREAVKSGDADAMYEYTGTSWITYLGNSKPIPDAREQWEAVRAADLKEGITWLEPARLNNTYALATNRANLKKYGPKTLSDVAALSKKDPGAVTLCVESEFDSREDGLPGMRKAYGMRIPASNVTKMDGGIVYTQASKGSCTFGEVYTTDGRVKALDLTVMRDDRHFFPNYNAAPSINSKSLKKYPQMAEVLAPITKKLNNTVAQRLNAKVDVEGQDPHDVASDWLVSEGFVTD
- a CDS encoding winged helix-turn-helix domain-containing protein translates to MTEPPEPLNIHTLDPRSLRGLAHPLRVRLWMSLRHTGPATATQLGALLGESSGSTSYHLRQLAAHGFIEDDPEHGEGRERWWRSVHDGTRLEEPLFRHEDPSVRGAADVVLGEFVALHARELSTWVTTRRTWSEEWSESTNVSQQTLRLTPALSAELGTRIHEVIEEFRSRTVEPHTPDSAQVRIHTHVFPTRSETSPAPPSETPPEYLPELPFQD